In the genome of Bryobacteraceae bacterium, one region contains:
- the nrtS gene encoding nitrate/nitrite transporter NrtS has product MKEAPVWRTWRELPGVVFYRPFLRKSLGMAFTVGALLFAINHTDTVLAGRATSATWLKGLGTCIVPFCVANWGILVAQRRR; this is encoded by the coding sequence ATGAAGGAAGCACCCGTCTGGCGCACGTGGCGCGAACTTCCCGGAGTCGTCTTTTACCGGCCTTTTCTCCGAAAGTCGCTCGGAATGGCCTTCACTGTGGGCGCGCTCCTGTTTGCCATCAACCACACCGACACTGTTCTCGCCGGCAGGGCCACCTCTGCCACCTGGCTCAAGGGACTCGGTACCTGCATCGTGCCTTTTTGCGTCGCCAACTGGGGCATCCTGGTTGCCCAGCGCCGGCGGTAA
- a CDS encoding phosphatidylglycerophosphatase A, giving the protein MATEPRAPRVATLLATWFGCGYSPVAPGTAGSLGALAVAWPLHAWAGFTALHFAILAAAVTLPAIWSADRVASAAARKDPGLIVVDEVAGQWLTLAGAAAWNLKAWILAFCLFRIFDIVKPPPVRQLEALPGGTGIVADDLGAGIYAALVLWLAGWFNLY; this is encoded by the coding sequence ATGGCGACTGAACCCAGGGCCCCGCGCGTCGCTACCCTGCTCGCCACCTGGTTCGGCTGCGGATACTCGCCTGTCGCGCCCGGAACCGCCGGCTCGCTTGGCGCCCTGGCCGTCGCATGGCCGCTCCATGCCTGGGCCGGATTCACGGCGCTCCACTTCGCGATCCTCGCCGCCGCCGTCACCCTCCCTGCCATCTGGTCCGCCGACCGCGTGGCGTCCGCCGCCGCGCGCAAGGATCCCGGGTTGATCGTCGTCGACGAGGTGGCCGGCCAATGGCTCACCCTCGCCGGCGCGGCCGCGTGGAACCTCAAGGCGTGGATTCTCGCCTTTTGCCTGTTCCGGATTTTCGACATCGTGAAGCCGCCCCCGGTCCGCCAGCTCGAAGCCCTGCCCGGCGGAACCGGGATCGTCGCCGACGACCTCGGCGCCGGCATCTATGCCGCCCTTGTTTTGTGGCTGGCCGGATGGTTCAATCTTTATTGA
- a CDS encoding aminotransferase class V-fold PLP-dependent enzyme — MSIYDTIGAQTIINAKGTSTRVSGALLAPEVTAAMQEAAQYCVDMAEIQAAASKIIADATGAEAGIVTSGAAAGLLLGAAACVAGLDPAKMARLPDTAGMKNEVVMVRSQRNQYDHAVRAAGVRIVEVGLPDRVAGAGIRDAEPWEIAAAVNERTAAILYVANGNARPAIEEVARVANSKHVPLLVDAAAQLPPVSNLRRFIAAGADLVAFSGGKAIGGPQGSGILCGGRDLIMSAVLQQLDLDIAWEQWTPPAGLIDKSRLSGLPPHGIGRQCKVGKESIVGLLVALRRFIAENEQFRHDRLLVLVKQLDSAAGSLRNARTEIRVGGSAPKFVLTLERGFRMTGMEVCIALQNGAPSIHVDPSQAANGIIGFSPACLRPEDPEAIGRRLRELIG; from the coding sequence ATGAGCATCTACGACACCATCGGCGCGCAAACCATCATCAACGCCAAAGGCACATCCACGCGAGTCTCCGGAGCGCTGCTCGCGCCGGAGGTCACCGCCGCCATGCAGGAAGCCGCGCAGTATTGCGTCGACATGGCCGAGATCCAGGCCGCCGCGAGCAAGATCATCGCCGACGCCACCGGCGCCGAAGCGGGCATCGTCACCTCGGGCGCCGCCGCCGGACTCCTGCTCGGCGCCGCTGCGTGCGTCGCCGGCCTCGACCCCGCCAAGATGGCCCGTCTGCCCGACACCGCCGGCATGAAGAACGAAGTGGTGATGGTCCGCAGCCAGCGTAACCAGTACGACCATGCCGTCCGCGCCGCCGGTGTCCGAATCGTCGAAGTGGGCCTGCCCGATCGTGTCGCCGGAGCAGGCATTCGAGACGCCGAACCGTGGGAGATCGCCGCCGCCGTCAACGAACGCACCGCCGCCATCCTGTACGTCGCCAACGGCAACGCCCGCCCCGCCATCGAAGAAGTCGCCCGAGTGGCCAACTCCAAACACGTGCCCCTGCTCGTCGACGCCGCCGCGCAACTCCCGCCCGTCTCCAATCTCCGCCGCTTCATCGCCGCGGGGGCCGATCTTGTCGCCTTCTCCGGCGGCAAGGCGATCGGTGGACCGCAGGGTTCCGGCATTCTCTGCGGCGGCCGCGATCTCATCATGTCCGCCGTGCTCCAGCAGCTCGACCTCGACATCGCCTGGGAGCAATGGACGCCGCCCGCCGGCCTTATCGATAAGAGCCGCCTCTCCGGACTGCCGCCGCACGGCATCGGGCGTCAGTGCAAGGTCGGCAAGGAATCCATCGTCGGCCTCCTGGTCGCGCTCCGACGCTTCATCGCCGAGAACGAGCAGTTCCGGCACGACCGTTTGCTCGTCCTCGTGAAGCAGCTCGATTCGGCCGCGGGCTCCCTCCGCAACGCGCGCACCGAAATTCGCGTTGGCGGCTCCGCGCCCAAGTTCGTCCTTACGCTCGAGCGCGGCTTCCGGATGACCGGCATGGAGGTCTGCATCGCTTTGCAGAACGGCGCGCCCTCGATCCACGTCGATCCTTCGCAAGCCGCCAACGGGATCATCGGCTTCAGCCCCGCATGCCTGCGTCCCGAAGACCCCGAAGCCATCGGCCGCCGCCTGCGCGAACTCATTGGCTAG
- the yacG gene encoding DNA gyrase inhibitor YacG has product MPFCSDRCRMIDLGAWASEKYVISEPLPDIDDNEGVAEPDGD; this is encoded by the coding sequence ATGCCCTTCTGCAGTGACCGCTGCCGCATGATCGATCTCGGCGCCTGGGCTTCGGAAAAGTACGTGATCTCCGAGCCCCTGCCCGACATCGACGACAACGAAGGCGTGGCGGAGCCCGATGGCGACTGA
- a CDS encoding gluconolaconase, which yields MSKTKKPQIDDVRPAAAIPGGEFQIRGKDLAGEERPRVLLGDIPAPIVVGSDTYIIARVPDGKRFGKMIVETDVDRSQPWVCETGIEVADSLHPVANPAVDAQGNVFTTFSGSRGQKTPVAVFKYETGGALKPFITDLMNATALAFDREGLLYISSRYDGIVYQATPRGELSAYVEGMGVATGIVFDEEENLYVGDRSGTIFKIARNRQIYVFATMEPSIAAYHLCFGPEGYLYVTGPTTSSFDSVHRIAPSGEVEVFYRGLGRPQGVAFDEDGNAYVAASLKGRRGVVRIGQDRQAELFVSGPNIVGLAFAPPGYMYLTSTSALFKINAGVRGRKFPNL from the coding sequence TTGTCAAAGACCAAGAAACCGCAAATCGACGACGTGAGGCCTGCCGCCGCCATCCCCGGTGGTGAGTTCCAAATCCGCGGCAAGGACCTCGCCGGCGAAGAGCGCCCCCGCGTGCTCCTCGGCGACATTCCAGCCCCCATCGTCGTCGGATCCGACACCTACATCATTGCCCGCGTCCCCGATGGCAAACGCTTCGGCAAAATGATCGTCGAGACCGACGTCGACCGCTCCCAGCCGTGGGTCTGCGAAACCGGCATCGAAGTGGCGGACTCGCTCCACCCGGTGGCGAACCCCGCCGTGGACGCGCAAGGCAACGTCTTCACCACCTTCAGCGGATCGCGCGGCCAGAAGACGCCCGTGGCCGTCTTCAAATACGAAACCGGCGGCGCCCTGAAGCCGTTCATTACCGATCTCATGAACGCCACCGCGCTCGCCTTTGACCGCGAAGGGCTGCTCTACATCTCCTCCCGCTACGACGGCATCGTCTACCAAGCCACGCCCCGCGGCGAGCTCTCGGCCTACGTGGAGGGCATGGGCGTCGCCACCGGCATCGTTTTCGACGAAGAAGAGAATCTCTACGTCGGCGACCGTAGCGGCACCATCTTCAAAATCGCGCGCAACCGCCAGATCTACGTCTTCGCGACCATGGAACCCTCCATCGCCGCCTATCATCTCTGCTTCGGTCCCGAAGGCTACCTCTACGTCACCGGGCCCACAACGTCGAGCTTCGACAGCGTGCACCGCATCGCGCCTTCGGGCGAAGTCGAAGTCTTCTACCGTGGCCTCGGCCGCCCGCAGGGAGTGGCGTTCGACGAGGATGGCAACGCCTACGTAGCGGCGTCGCTCAAGGGCCGCCGCGGCGTGGTTCGCATCGGGCAGGATCGCCAGGCGGAGCTTTTTGTCTCCGGGCCGAACATCGTCGGCCTCGCCTTCGCACCGCCCGGCTACATGTACCTCACCTCCACCAGCGCGCTGTTCAAGATCAACGCCGGAGTTCGCGGACGCAAGTTCCCGAACCTATGA
- a CDS encoding divalent metal cation transporter, whose translation MLRNLKRRLLVFFAVLGPGFITAVVDNDAGGIFTYSQAGARWGYMPLWTLLPITFLLIVTQEMCSRMGAVTEKGLSDLIREEYGLRVTFLMLAALVAANVTNVMANFAGVASSLELFHVSRYISVPIAAVLVWMLIVKGTYESVEKIFLFACSLYVCYVISGVMVKPDWKEAAVYSVSPVLMLDPSYLTMVIGMVGTSVAPWMQFYLQAAVVEKGITAKEYAESRVEVIVGCIVMSVIAFFIIVACAGAIWTDRPRDIGDATDAALGLKPFGEWAYLLFCAGLLNASFFAACILPLSTAYTVCEGLGFESGVNKSFAEAPVFYWLFTGLIVVGGGVILIPGFPLVKMILASQVINGVLLPFVLIFMILLINKKRVMREWVNSPVYNLVAWVAVVVMIGLTVALAAITVRDAM comes from the coding sequence GTGCTGCGGAATTTGAAGCGGCGCCTGCTGGTGTTCTTCGCCGTGCTGGGGCCGGGCTTCATCACGGCGGTGGTGGACAATGACGCCGGTGGCATCTTCACGTACTCGCAAGCGGGCGCGCGGTGGGGTTACATGCCGCTGTGGACGCTGCTGCCGATCACGTTTCTGCTGATCGTGACGCAGGAGATGTGCTCGCGGATGGGCGCGGTGACGGAGAAGGGGCTTTCCGACCTGATCCGCGAAGAGTATGGGCTGCGGGTGACGTTTCTGATGCTGGCGGCGCTGGTGGCGGCCAATGTGACGAACGTGATGGCGAACTTCGCGGGCGTCGCCAGCTCGCTCGAGTTGTTTCATGTGAGCCGGTACATTTCGGTGCCGATCGCGGCGGTGCTCGTATGGATGCTGATCGTGAAGGGGACCTACGAGAGCGTGGAGAAGATCTTTCTTTTCGCTTGTTCCCTGTATGTCTGCTACGTCATTTCGGGCGTGATGGTGAAGCCGGACTGGAAAGAGGCGGCCGTGTACAGCGTGAGTCCGGTGCTGATGCTGGACCCTTCGTATCTGACGATGGTGATCGGGATGGTGGGGACATCGGTGGCGCCGTGGATGCAGTTTTACCTGCAGGCGGCGGTGGTGGAGAAGGGGATCACGGCGAAGGAGTACGCGGAATCCAGGGTGGAGGTGATCGTCGGGTGCATCGTGATGAGTGTTATCGCGTTCTTCATCATCGTGGCGTGCGCGGGGGCGATCTGGACGGATCGGCCGCGGGACATCGGCGACGCCACGGACGCGGCGCTGGGGCTGAAGCCGTTCGGCGAGTGGGCGTACCTGTTGTTTTGCGCGGGGCTGTTGAACGCGTCGTTCTTCGCGGCGTGTATTCTGCCGCTTTCGACGGCGTACACGGTTTGCGAGGGGCTGGGCTTCGAGAGCGGGGTGAACAAGAGCTTCGCCGAAGCGCCGGTGTTCTACTGGCTGTTCACCGGTTTGATCGTGGTGGGCGGCGGGGTGATTCTGATCCCGGGATTTCCGCTGGTGAAGATGATTCTCGCGAGCCAGGTGATCAACGGCGTGCTGCTTCCGTTCGTTTTGATTTTCATGATCCTGCTGATCAACAAGAAGCGGGTGATGCGGGAGTGGGTGAACAGTCCTGTGTATAACCTGGTGGCGTGGGTAGCCGTGGTGGTGATGATCGGGTTGACGGTGGCGCTGGCGGCGATTACGGTGCGGGACGCGATGTGA
- a CDS encoding CBS domain-containing protein — protein MAGNLTYLYLTELLGLVVYDLKGRRIGKIRDAALAPVIDPARVDRFLVGGGWTWLTIRWDQVESIQLDGIRLKDEVLTPYHADEYMLRLVRDLLDQQIIDAQGRKVVRVTDVTFNIREGREVRLMEVDIGMRSVFRRIVQGLLPRPWIRTLQERIPVSSIPWEYTNILEPDPHRRLRLNIKTNLLEKLHPADLADIVEELDPEDREAIFEAMDSEKAAEALSEVHPEIQASILESLETEKAVEILEEMTPADAAAAMAELNEETSAEILEEMEGEPQEEVRELLEFEDDTAGGMMDTEMLVLPAEATVAEAREALLLNEDLVEHLNTIFVSGDDGTLCGAVALARLVAAPGDLPLAMLASIPVIQVGLEADEEEIAELFDKYNLLSLPVVDEAGRPQGVIKVDDVITALRRR, from the coding sequence ATGGCAGGGAATCTGACATACCTCTACCTGACCGAACTGCTCGGGCTGGTGGTGTACGATCTCAAGGGCCGGCGCATCGGCAAGATCCGTGACGCGGCGCTGGCGCCGGTGATCGATCCGGCGCGGGTGGACCGGTTCCTCGTCGGCGGCGGGTGGACATGGCTGACGATTCGCTGGGACCAGGTGGAATCCATCCAGCTCGACGGCATCCGGCTGAAGGATGAAGTGCTCACTCCGTACCACGCCGATGAATACATGCTGCGGCTGGTGCGGGACCTGCTCGATCAGCAGATTATCGACGCGCAGGGGCGGAAGGTCGTGCGGGTGACCGATGTTACCTTCAATATCCGCGAGGGGCGCGAGGTGCGGCTGATGGAGGTGGACATCGGGATGCGCAGCGTGTTCCGGCGGATCGTGCAGGGACTGCTGCCTCGGCCGTGGATCCGCACGCTGCAGGAGCGGATTCCGGTGAGTTCGATTCCGTGGGAGTACACGAACATTCTGGAGCCGGACCCGCACCGGCGCCTGCGGCTGAACATCAAAACCAACCTGCTCGAGAAGCTGCACCCGGCCGATTTGGCGGACATCGTGGAGGAACTGGATCCGGAGGATCGCGAGGCGATCTTCGAGGCGATGGATTCGGAGAAGGCGGCGGAGGCTTTGTCGGAAGTGCATCCGGAGATTCAGGCGTCGATTCTCGAATCGCTCGAGACGGAGAAGGCCGTGGAGATTCTCGAGGAGATGACGCCGGCGGACGCGGCGGCGGCGATGGCCGAATTGAACGAAGAAACGAGCGCGGAGATTCTGGAGGAGATGGAAGGGGAGCCGCAGGAGGAGGTCCGCGAACTGCTGGAGTTCGAGGACGACACGGCGGGCGGAATGATGGACACGGAGATGCTGGTGCTGCCAGCGGAGGCGACGGTGGCCGAGGCGCGCGAGGCGCTGCTGCTGAACGAGGACCTGGTGGAGCATCTGAATACGATTTTCGTTAGCGGCGACGACGGAACTTTGTGCGGAGCGGTGGCGCTGGCGCGGCTGGTGGCGGCGCCTGGCGACCTGCCGCTCGCGATGCTGGCGTCGATTCCGGTGATCCAGGTGGGCCTCGAAGCGGATGAGGAAGAGATCGCCGAGCTGTTCGACAAATACAATCTGCTGAGCCTGCCGGTGGTGGACGAAGCGGGCCGGCCGCAGGGCGTGATCAAGGTGGACGACGTGATCACGGCATTGAGGCGGCGATAG
- a CDS encoding DUF1593 domain-containing protein, which yields MFQPKWSSFVLFAAIAAAEPARLVVLTDITSLTTGVGEPDDGQSLIRLLLFTNEIEIEGLVATSNMRHGAKARPELIREAIAAYAQIRPNLLLHDHRYPEAAQLESGVKMGQPVANTVGPGLDTEGSRWIVECALRKDRRPLWITVWGGTTDLAQALLTLRETPAGRAAIARLRIHAIGDQDKTGPAIRQEYPELFYIHRKLAYRGMYRYGDTELAGSDWVETNVRNGHGVLGALYPNYNGGDIFVRQLGRVRGVKEGDTPSYLNLIDNGLDPLDGWGGRVVQTGPNRYEDEPSETPWDSVLRWREAYQAEFAARLDWCVKPFQEANHAPVVKVRRKGDTLDASGSTDPDTDPLTFEWEVDGVRSTGPNVRAKPGRSVRLTVRDSGTPPLSRYWRSPR from the coding sequence ATGTTCCAGCCCAAGTGGAGTAGCTTTGTCCTGTTCGCCGCCATCGCCGCGGCCGAACCGGCGCGCCTCGTCGTCCTCACCGATATCACCAGCCTCACCACCGGCGTCGGCGAACCAGACGACGGCCAATCGCTCATCCGCCTGTTGCTGTTCACCAACGAGATCGAGATTGAAGGTCTCGTCGCCACTTCGAACATGCGCCACGGCGCGAAGGCTCGGCCGGAACTGATCCGCGAGGCCATCGCCGCCTATGCCCAGATCCGCCCGAACCTCCTGCTGCACGATCACCGCTACCCCGAAGCGGCGCAACTTGAATCCGGCGTGAAGATGGGGCAGCCCGTCGCCAACACGGTTGGCCCCGGGCTCGATACCGAAGGCTCGCGCTGGATCGTCGAATGCGCTTTGCGCAAGGATCGCCGGCCACTTTGGATCACCGTCTGGGGCGGAACCACCGATCTCGCCCAGGCGCTGCTCACGCTCCGCGAAACGCCCGCGGGCCGCGCCGCCATCGCCCGCCTGCGCATCCACGCCATCGGCGACCAGGATAAGACCGGTCCCGCCATTCGCCAGGAGTATCCGGAGCTCTTCTACATCCACCGCAAGCTCGCCTACCGCGGCATGTATCGCTACGGCGACACCGAACTCGCCGGATCGGACTGGGTTGAAACCAACGTCCGCAACGGCCACGGCGTCCTCGGAGCGCTCTACCCCAACTACAATGGCGGCGACATCTTCGTCCGCCAACTCGGCCGCGTGCGAGGCGTGAAGGAGGGCGACACCCCGTCGTACCTGAACCTCATCGATAACGGACTCGACCCGCTCGATGGCTGGGGCGGCCGCGTGGTTCAAACCGGCCCCAATCGGTACGAAGACGAGCCTTCAGAAACCCCGTGGGACAGCGTCCTCCGCTGGCGCGAAGCCTACCAGGCGGAGTTTGCCGCGCGCCTCGATTGGTGCGTCAAGCCCTTCCAGGAAGCGAACCACGCGCCCGTAGTCAAGGTGAGGCGCAAAGGCGACACGCTCGACGCGTCCGGCTCCACCGATCCAGACACGGATCCACTCACCTTCGAATGGGAGGTCGACGGCGTGCGCTCCACCGGGCCGAACGTCAGGGCGAAGCCCGGCCGGTCCGTCCGCCTCACCGTGCGCGACTCAGGAACCCCGCCGCTCAGCCGGTACTGGCGCTCCCCTCGCTAG
- the rimO gene encoding 30S ribosomal protein S12 methylthiotransferase RimO has protein sequence MKIGFVSLGCPKNLVDTEVMMGQLVARGHELTPQPGEADVIVVNTCSFIDPAKEESVNTILEMAEYKKHGRARRLVVAGCLVERFRGDIRAEMPEVDAIVGTNEVERIVDACEGAALSADAAAPYLYHDLSPRVFTTPRHSAYVKIAEGCDHPCSFCVIPQYRGAFRSRRFESLVAEVTRMFNDGVREVNLIGQDTTCYGEDLGIRDGLAQLLARLAAIEAPHATWVRFLYAYPNKVSQSLLDTIAEHPRLVKYIDMPLQHAAGSVLKRMRRGSNGDQFLKILERIRRTIPGVAIRSSFIVGFPGETEADFEDLCQFVQAAKLDRVGVFSYSDEDTSRSFQLDAKVAPRAIYNRKRRLMAVQRKVARAAHRALIGREFDVLVEGPSAETDLLWQGRLSTQAPEIDGVVYINDDNGHPLRRGEIRRVRIEESHDYDLVGAVVDGPEAAYRPAPAPLFPILAHAAP, from the coding sequence TTGAAAATCGGATTCGTCAGCTTGGGGTGTCCCAAAAACCTCGTCGACACGGAAGTGATGATGGGCCAGCTTGTTGCCCGCGGTCACGAACTCACTCCGCAGCCCGGCGAGGCGGACGTCATTGTCGTCAACACCTGCAGCTTCATTGACCCCGCCAAGGAAGAATCGGTCAACACAATTCTCGAAATGGCCGAGTACAAAAAGCACGGCCGCGCCCGACGCCTCGTCGTCGCCGGCTGCCTCGTCGAGCGGTTCCGCGGCGATATCCGCGCCGAGATGCCCGAGGTCGACGCCATCGTGGGCACCAACGAAGTGGAGCGCATCGTCGACGCCTGCGAAGGCGCCGCCCTCTCCGCTGATGCCGCCGCCCCCTACCTCTATCACGACCTCTCCCCACGCGTCTTCACCACACCCCGCCACTCCGCCTACGTCAAGATCGCTGAAGGCTGTGACCATCCCTGTTCCTTCTGCGTCATCCCCCAATACCGCGGAGCCTTCCGCAGCCGCCGTTTCGAATCGCTGGTGGCCGAAGTCACGCGTATGTTCAACGACGGCGTCCGCGAAGTCAACCTCATTGGGCAGGACACCACCTGCTACGGCGAAGATCTCGGCATCCGCGACGGTCTCGCCCAACTCCTCGCCCGTCTCGCGGCCATCGAAGCGCCGCACGCAACCTGGGTCCGCTTCCTCTACGCCTACCCGAACAAAGTCTCGCAGAGCCTGCTCGACACCATTGCCGAACACCCGCGCCTGGTCAAATACATCGATATGCCGCTGCAGCACGCCGCCGGCAGCGTGCTCAAGCGCATGCGCCGCGGCTCTAACGGCGATCAGTTCCTCAAGATCCTCGAACGCATCCGCCGCACCATCCCCGGCGTCGCCATCCGTTCCAGCTTCATCGTCGGCTTCCCCGGCGAAACCGAAGCCGATTTCGAAGACCTCTGCCAGTTCGTCCAGGCCGCGAAACTCGATCGCGTCGGCGTGTTCTCCTACTCCGACGAAGACACCAGCCGCAGCTTCCAACTCGACGCCAAAGTCGCCCCGCGCGCCATCTACAACCGCAAGCGCCGCCTCATGGCCGTGCAACGCAAGGTTGCCCGCGCCGCGCACCGCGCTTTGATCGGCCGCGAATTCGACGTTCTCGTCGAAGGCCCGTCGGCGGAAACCGATCTGCTCTGGCAAGGCCGTCTCTCCACCCAAGCCCCCGAAATCGACGGCGTCGTCTATATCAACGACGACAACGGCCACCCGCTCCGGCGAGGCGAGATCCGGCGCGTGCGCATCGAAGAGTCGCACGACTACGACTTGGTCGGCGCCGTCGTGGACGGTCCGGAAGCCGCTTACCGGCCCGCCCCCGCGCCACTGTTCCCCATCCTCGCCCACGCCGCGCCATGA
- a CDS encoding serine hydrolase, with product MTLRIALAASCALVASQAADLDARVQALIKDFPGQVSLCARNLSSGAGYALRADAPVRTASTIKLPILVALFAEVEAGRAKWQETLTLTPDQKVGGSGVLANFSDGLQLPLRDVARMMIVVSDNTATNLILDRITADRVNETIEELGFERTRSLRKILGPGGPRGHSKAGREKANERYGIGISTPREMVSLLEKIHKGEVVSKAASAEIIEIMKRQHYKDAIGRHTKFAVASKSGALDRLRSDVGIVYAPNGPVAIALTVDGLPETDYSPDNRGNKLLSEIANLVVEELVRP from the coding sequence ATGACCCTTCGTATCGCGTTGGCGGCCTCGTGCGCCCTGGTCGCCTCGCAAGCCGCCGATCTGGACGCCCGCGTCCAGGCGCTCATCAAGGATTTTCCCGGCCAGGTGAGCCTCTGCGCACGGAATCTCTCCTCCGGCGCCGGCTACGCCCTGCGCGCCGATGCGCCGGTCCGCACCGCGTCCACCATCAAGCTGCCGATCCTCGTGGCGCTCTTCGCGGAAGTCGAGGCCGGACGCGCCAAGTGGCAGGAAACGCTGACGCTCACGCCGGATCAGAAAGTCGGCGGATCCGGCGTTCTCGCCAACTTTAGCGACGGCCTGCAACTCCCCCTGCGCGACGTCGCCCGCATGATGATCGTCGTCAGCGATAACACGGCGACGAACCTCATCCTGGACCGCATCACCGCCGACCGCGTCAACGAAACCATCGAAGAGCTCGGCTTCGAACGCACCCGGTCCCTGCGCAAGATCCTCGGCCCGGGTGGTCCGCGGGGGCACTCGAAGGCCGGCCGTGAGAAAGCGAACGAGCGCTACGGCATCGGCATCTCCACTCCCCGCGAAATGGTCTCCCTGCTCGAGAAGATTCACAAAGGCGAAGTGGTCTCGAAGGCGGCCAGCGCCGAAATCATCGAGATCATGAAGCGGCAGCACTATAAGGACGCCATCGGCCGCCACACGAAGTTCGCCGTCGCGAGCAAGAGCGGCGCGCTCGATCGGCTCCGCAGCGACGTCGGCATCGTCTACGCGCCTAACGGACCCGTGGCCATCGCCCTCACCGTCGACGGCCTCCCGGAGACCGACTACTCGCCCGACAACCGAGGCAACAAGCTGCTTTCCGAAATCGCGAACCTGGTCGTGGAGGAACTCGTCCGCCCATGA